From the genome of Syngnathus acus chromosome 24, fSynAcu1.2, whole genome shotgun sequence, one region includes:
- the LOC119118397 gene encoding zinc finger protein 106-like isoform X4 → MATPHNMHNNCQPTKKKKPKSNYCILCRKMLTKYNKHEHMHGLAHHRELDTVLGKVACHDCQACELSSMVLQQYAHHIAMPQHQANLEKIIRQNVKPISLYKTLNDETIKGLLRRNKALRKERKKESKKKKKKQRLSDQKEPGHTQAGHTQAGHTQAGHTQAGQKQAGQKQAGQKQADQKQAGQKQADQKQAGQTQTGQKQAASGLKNVQQGPNTFKQQALGPQQQGTYTGAVQRNMNQLRRNPPRVASHYAYQRAELDDFTSDQLPDRGSVIFTDERPSEPKQNVSASNLQPKPVIIQGMSVTTMLRELRRAMGVREPCRADREARKQSAEAEAQLSELCSSLETLKKEEAKQSNNAAQAGKSAPQNNVAAEQNTPGPSASIQHRQQLGSKTKVRIAHKAAADQKSAEDILKKVTPKLTPKAPAVTRPKFKQSWKQMRKEGKPRFGIESVNSQPSKATFDLGVDEDLILSEGFHWESLSNAHMPLPPSLPARPPSCLTSTPLPTRDATPSASQGETRSTTGAPDEGGSFTLDNSRGPTAAATSVKVQAENENPDTNKRKHQHLQDNDVPDVEAVVKRRKFMLNNDQDPMDKLLAMSLREEELSQSLQDVDKSLVLARNALQAAYTEVRRLMLLRQQCTAEVDGLRAKRIEILQSMQEVYSGSSNVEQVATTSAAAPTDVVHPDPTSASSSRLLVPHSPTNTHQSSVINQPQPALPAPKPNITTIKREAMIPPPSRQPSDQTVSPPPTSLPAVASPTPKTQTRADEPNPLNPANLLCTQKKQVKLVGVTEQTESISRKEVVIIDMKNEKIEEPLAIEPVQGNDVRTLDKSASAALIDDKSDKNADSVEVMEPKMVVIDIDESENEDSPDMSSTAPGPQELPSKSVNMECSTASTQTIQQTPFKMKAASPVASEREDTPPPEAVEMVGEDWTESALGSFLNHTEAVHGLQVHEGVLYTCSADMTARAYSLLNLECLGVFEGHKNRINCLLVASSPNTPARLYTGSSDSTIRIYSIKTKKCLETISLADRVLCMHMAWNTVFVGLANGSVATFDLKTSKPLDVFECHGPRAVSCLGTSQEGARRVLLVGSYDSTISVRDAKSGLLLRSLEGHTKTVLCMKVVNDLVFSGSSDTSVHAHNIHTGQLIRIYKGHGHAVTSIVILGKVMVTSCLDKLIRVYELQTHDRLQVYGGHSDMVMCMAVHKSVIYTGCYDGSVQAVKLNLMKNYRCWWQNCCLIFGMAEHLLQHLTRDHTNPKLEVVNCRWRGCSKFFPTQQAVKEEVPGHMQNHVDVDSKVES, encoded by the exons ATGGCAACTCCTCATAATATGCACAACAATTGCCAGCCGAcgaaaaagaagaagccaaAAAGTAATTACTGCATTTTGTGTCGAAAGATGCTTACGAAATAT AATAAGCACGAGCACATGCATGGCCTGGCACACCACAGAGAGCTGGACACAGTGCTGGGCAA AGTTGCATGTCACGATTGCCAGGCATGTGAGCTGTCCTCCATGGTTCTTCAACAATACGCCCACCACATCGCCATGCCTCAACATCAAGCCAATTTAGAGAAGATCATAAGGCAAAACGTAAAACCCATTTCACTTTACAAGACTCTCAACGACGAAACAATCAAGGGTCTCCTCAGGAGAAACAAGGCACTAAGGAAGGAGAG GAAAAAAGAgtcaaaaaagaagaaaaagaaacaaagactTTCTGACCAGAAAGAGCCTGGCCATACTCAGGCTGGCCATACTCAGGCTGGCCATACTCAGGCTGGCCATACTCAGGCTGGCCAGAAACAAGCTGGCCAGAAACAAGCTGGCCAGAAACAAGCTGACCAGAAACAAGCTGGCCAGAAACAAGCTGACCAGAAACAAGCTGGCCAAACCCAAACTGGTCAGAAACAGGCAGCCAGTGGACTGAAAAATGTGCAACAAGGTCCAAATACATTCAAACAGCAGGCGCTGGGGCCTCAGCAGCAAGGCACCTACACTGGCGCCGTCCAAAGAAACATGAACCAACTGCGAAGGAATCCGCCCCGAGTTGCCAG CCATTACGCGTACCAACGTGCCGAGCTGGACGACTTCACCAGCGATCAGCTGCCCGATCGAGGAAGCGTCATCTTCACGGATGAGCGTCCGTCCGAACCGAAGCAAAACGTGAGCGCATCTAACTTGCAACCGAAGCCGGTCATCATCCAAGGCATGAGCGTCACCACCATGCTTCGAGAACTTCGACGAGCGATGGGTGTGCGCGAGCCCTGCAGGGCGGATCGTGAAGCCAGAAAGCAAAGCGCCGAGGCGGAAGCACAGCTGTCTGAGCTTTGCTCCTCACTGGAGACCCTCAAAAAGGAGGAAGcgaaacaaagcaacaatgCCGCCCAGGCTGGCAAAAGCGCCCCACAGAACAACGTTGCAGCCGAACAGAACACTCCTGGACCCTCAGCCAGCATTCAACACCGTCAGCAGCTCGGCTCCAAAACGAAGGTTCGGATCGCTCACAAAGCAGCGGCCGATCAAAAGTCAGCAgaggacattttgaaaaaggtgACCCCAAAGTTGACTCCTAAGGCTCCCGCTGTAACCAGGCCCAAGTTTAAGCAAAGCTGGAAGCAGATGAGGAAAGAAGGGAAGCCAAG GTTTGGAATCGAGTCGGTCAACTCTCAACCGAGCAAAGCTACCTTCGATCTGGGTGTCGACGAAGACCTGATCCTCTCAGAGGGCTTCCACTGGGAGTCGCTCTCCAATGCACACATGCCCcttcctccttctcttccTGCTCGTCCTCCATCATGTCTCACTTCTACACCACTTCCTACCCGCGACGCGACACCGAGCGCGTCTCAGGGAGAGACTCGTTCAACGACAGGAGCGCCTGACGAGGGGGGGTCTTTCACACTGGACAATTCCCGTGGTCCGACAGCGGCGGCAACCTCGGTGAAGGTGCAAGCTGAGAATGAAAACCCTGACACCAACAAGAGGAAACACCAACATCTACAA GATAACGACGTCCCTGATGTGGAGGCTGTTGTAAAACGGAGGAAATTTATGTTAAACAATG ACCAGGACCCAATGGACAAGCTTTTGGCGATGTCACTCCGAGAAGAAGAGCTGAGTCAATCGCTGCAGGATGTCGACAAGTCTTTGGTACTCGCCCGAAATGCCTTACAGGCAGCCTACACTGAAGTACGAAGGCTCATGTTGTTAAGGCAGCAG TGCACTGCAGAGGTGGACGGCCTGAGAGCCAAGCGCATTGAAATACTGCAGAGCATGCAAG AAGTGTATTCCGGAAGCTCCAATGTAGAACAGGTCGCCACGacctcagcagcagcacctACGGATGTCGTTCATCCGGATCCAACCTCGGCATCTTCCTCGAGGCTCCTTGTCCCTCACAGTCCGACCAACACCCACCAAAGTTCTGTCATCAATCAGCCTCAACCGGCCTTGCCCGCTCCAAAACCCAACATTACAACCATCAAGCGAGAAGCCATGATCCCGCCCCCCTCGAGACAACCAAGTGACCAAACGGTCTCCCCACCTCCCACTTCGTTGCCCGCTGTGGCTTCTCCCACTCCGAAGACCCAAACCAGGGCCGATGAGCCAAATCCACTCAACCCAGCTAATTTGCTCTGCACGCAGAAGAAGCAAGTGAAGCTCGTCGGCGTGACTGAGCAAACCGAAAGCATCTCCAGAAAGGAAGTTGTCATTATCGATATGAAGAATGAAAAGATTGAGGAACCTCTCGCCATAGAACCTGTACAAGGAAATGATGTGAGGACTTTAGATAAAAGCGCCTCTGCAGCCCTTATTGATGACAAAAGCGATAAGAACGCTGACTCGGTGGAAGTGATGGAGCCGAAAATGGTGGTCATCGACATTGACGAATCGGAGAATGAGGACTCACCCGATATGTCTTCAACGGCGCCAGGTCCTCAAGAGCTGCCTTCCAAATCCGTTAACATGGAGTGCAGCACTGCAAGCACTCAGACTATTCAGCAGACCCCGTTTAAGAT GAAAGCGGCAAGCCCTGTTGCGTCGGAAAGGGAAGACACTCCTCCACCAG AGGCTGTTGAGATGGTTGGTGAAGACTGGACGGAGTCAGCCTTGGGATCCTTTTTGAACCACACGGAGGCCGTTCACGGTCTGCAAGTCCACGAAGGCGTCTTGTACACATGCTCAGCGGACATGACAGCGCGGGCTTACAGTCTGCTG AACCTGGAATGCCTAGGAGTGTTTGAGGGCCACAAAAACAGAATCAACTGCCTGCTGGTCGCCTCTTCTCCAAACACGCCAGCCAGACTCTACACCGGCTCCAGTGACTCGACGATTCGCATCTACAGCATAAAG ACGAAGAAGTGTCTGGAGACCATCTCACTGGCTGACAGAGTGCTGTGTATGCATATGGCTTGGAACACTGTGTTTGTTGGTCTTGCCAATGGGTCAGTGGCCACCTTTGATTTAAAG ACTTCCAAACCGCTGGATGTGTTTGAATGTCACGGGCCTCGAGCGGTAAGCTGCTTGGGCACGTCGCAGGAAGGCGCCCGGCGGGTGCTGCTGGTCGGCTCCTACGACAGCACCATCAGCGTACGAGACGCCAAGAGCGGTTTGCTGCTGCGCTCGCTGGAAGGCCACACCAAGACTGTTCTCTGTATGAAG GTGGTAAATGACTTGGTGTTCAGTGGCTCCAGTGACACCTCTGTTCATGCTCACAACATCCAT ACGGGTCAGTTGATTCGGATCTACAAGGGACACGGTCACGCTGTCACGTCAATCGTCATCTTGGGGAAGGTGATGGTGACCAGCTGTCTGGACAAGCTGATCCGTGTTTACGAGCTGCAG ACCCACGACCGCTTGCAGGTGTATGGCGGCCACAGCGATATGGTGATGTGCATGGCCGTGCACAAGAGCGTG ATCTACACGGGTTGTTACGATGGAAGCGTTCAAGCTGTCAAACTCAACCTGATGAAGAATTACCGCTGCTGG TGGCAAAATTGCTGTCTGATTTTTGGCATGGCCGAGCACCTTCTCCAGCATCTCACTCGAGACCACACCAATCCCAAACTGGAGGTGGTCAATTGTCGCTGGAGAGGATGCAGCAAGTTTTTCCCCACACAGCAGGCAGTCAAGGAG GAGGTTCCTGGGCATATGCAAAATCATGTGGATGTGGACAGTAAGGTGGAGTCATGA
- the LOC119118397 gene encoding zinc finger protein 106-like isoform X3: MATPHNMHNNCQPTKKKKPKSNYCILCRKMLTKYNKHEHMHGLAHHRELDTVLGKVACHDCQACELSSMVLQQYAHHIAMPQHQANLEKIIRQNVKPISLYKTLNDETIKGLLRRNKALRKERKKESKKKKKKQRLSDQKEPGHTQAGQKQAGQKQAGQKQADQKQAGQKQADQKQAGQTQTGQKQAASGLKNVQQGPNTFKQQALGPQQQGTYTGAVQRNMNQLRRNPPRVARYCGSQYNNESFGTELQPSWSSMAHFSHYAYQRAELDDFTSDQLPDRGSVIFTDERPSEPKQNVSASNLQPKPVIIQGMSVTTMLRELRRAMGVREPCRADREARKQSAEAEAQLSELCSSLETLKKEEAKQSNNAAQAGKSAPQNNVAAEQNTPGPSASIQHRQQLGSKTKVRIAHKAAADQKSAEDILKKVTPKLTPKAPAVTRPKFKQSWKQMRKEGKPRFGIESVNSQPSKATFDLGVDEDLILSEGFHWESLSNAHMPLPPSLPARPPSCLTSTPLPTRDATPSASQGETRSTTGAPDEGGSFTLDNSRGPTAAATSVKVQAENENPDTNKRKHQHLQDNDVPDVEAVVKRRKFMLNNDQDPMDKLLAMSLREEELSQSLQDVDKSLVLARNALQAAYTEVRRLMLLRQQCTAEVDGLRAKRIEILQSMQEVYSGSSNVEQVATTSAAAPTDVVHPDPTSASSSRLLVPHSPTNTHQSSVINQPQPALPAPKPNITTIKREAMIPPPSRQPSDQTVSPPPTSLPAVASPTPKTQTRADEPNPLNPANLLCTQKKQVKLVGVTEQTESISRKEVVIIDMKNEKIEEPLAIEPVQGNDVRTLDKSASAALIDDKSDKNADSVEVMEPKMVVIDIDESENEDSPDMSSTAPGPQELPSKSVNMECSTASTQTIQQTPFKMKAASPVASEREDTPPPEAVEMVGEDWTESALGSFLNHTEAVHGLQVHEGVLYTCSADMTARAYSLLNLECLGVFEGHKNRINCLLVASSPNTPARLYTGSSDSTIRIYSIKTKKCLETISLADRVLCMHMAWNTVFVGLANGSVATFDLKTSKPLDVFECHGPRAVSCLGTSQEGARRVLLVGSYDSTISVRDAKSGLLLRSLEGHTKTVLCMKVVNDLVFSGSSDTSVHAHNIHTGQLIRIYKGHGHAVTSIVILGKVMVTSCLDKLIRVYELQTHDRLQVYGGHSDMVMCMAVHKSVIYTGCYDGSVQAVKLNLMKNYRCWWQNCCLIFGMAEHLLQHLTRDHTNPKLEVVNCRWRGCSKFFPTQQAVKEEVPGHMQNHVDVDSKVES, encoded by the exons ATGGCAACTCCTCATAATATGCACAACAATTGCCAGCCGAcgaaaaagaagaagccaaAAAGTAATTACTGCATTTTGTGTCGAAAGATGCTTACGAAATAT AATAAGCACGAGCACATGCATGGCCTGGCACACCACAGAGAGCTGGACACAGTGCTGGGCAA AGTTGCATGTCACGATTGCCAGGCATGTGAGCTGTCCTCCATGGTTCTTCAACAATACGCCCACCACATCGCCATGCCTCAACATCAAGCCAATTTAGAGAAGATCATAAGGCAAAACGTAAAACCCATTTCACTTTACAAGACTCTCAACGACGAAACAATCAAGGGTCTCCTCAGGAGAAACAAGGCACTAAGGAAGGAGAG GAAAAAAGAgtcaaaaaagaagaaaaagaaacaaagactTTCTGACCAGAAAGAGCCTGGCCATACTCAG GCTGGCCAGAAACAAGCTGGCCAGAAACAAGCTGGCCAGAAACAAGCTGACCAGAAACAAGCTGGCCAGAAACAAGCTGACCAGAAACAAGCTGGCCAAACCCAAACTGGTCAGAAACAGGCAGCCAGTGGACTGAAAAATGTGCAACAAGGTCCAAATACATTCAAACAGCAGGCGCTGGGGCCTCAGCAGCAAGGCACCTACACTGGCGCCGTCCAAAGAAACATGAACCAACTGCGAAGGAATCCGCCCCGAGTTGCCAGATATTGCGGCTCCCAATACAACAATGAATCATTTGGCACCGAGCTGCAGCCCTCATGGTCCTCGATGGCCCATTTTAGCCATTACGCGTACCAACGTGCCGAGCTGGACGACTTCACCAGCGATCAGCTGCCCGATCGAGGAAGCGTCATCTTCACGGATGAGCGTCCGTCCGAACCGAAGCAAAACGTGAGCGCATCTAACTTGCAACCGAAGCCGGTCATCATCCAAGGCATGAGCGTCACCACCATGCTTCGAGAACTTCGACGAGCGATGGGTGTGCGCGAGCCCTGCAGGGCGGATCGTGAAGCCAGAAAGCAAAGCGCCGAGGCGGAAGCACAGCTGTCTGAGCTTTGCTCCTCACTGGAGACCCTCAAAAAGGAGGAAGcgaaacaaagcaacaatgCCGCCCAGGCTGGCAAAAGCGCCCCACAGAACAACGTTGCAGCCGAACAGAACACTCCTGGACCCTCAGCCAGCATTCAACACCGTCAGCAGCTCGGCTCCAAAACGAAGGTTCGGATCGCTCACAAAGCAGCGGCCGATCAAAAGTCAGCAgaggacattttgaaaaaggtgACCCCAAAGTTGACTCCTAAGGCTCCCGCTGTAACCAGGCCCAAGTTTAAGCAAAGCTGGAAGCAGATGAGGAAAGAAGGGAAGCCAAG GTTTGGAATCGAGTCGGTCAACTCTCAACCGAGCAAAGCTACCTTCGATCTGGGTGTCGACGAAGACCTGATCCTCTCAGAGGGCTTCCACTGGGAGTCGCTCTCCAATGCACACATGCCCcttcctccttctcttccTGCTCGTCCTCCATCATGTCTCACTTCTACACCACTTCCTACCCGCGACGCGACACCGAGCGCGTCTCAGGGAGAGACTCGTTCAACGACAGGAGCGCCTGACGAGGGGGGGTCTTTCACACTGGACAATTCCCGTGGTCCGACAGCGGCGGCAACCTCGGTGAAGGTGCAAGCTGAGAATGAAAACCCTGACACCAACAAGAGGAAACACCAACATCTACAA GATAACGACGTCCCTGATGTGGAGGCTGTTGTAAAACGGAGGAAATTTATGTTAAACAATG ACCAGGACCCAATGGACAAGCTTTTGGCGATGTCACTCCGAGAAGAAGAGCTGAGTCAATCGCTGCAGGATGTCGACAAGTCTTTGGTACTCGCCCGAAATGCCTTACAGGCAGCCTACACTGAAGTACGAAGGCTCATGTTGTTAAGGCAGCAG TGCACTGCAGAGGTGGACGGCCTGAGAGCCAAGCGCATTGAAATACTGCAGAGCATGCAAG AAGTGTATTCCGGAAGCTCCAATGTAGAACAGGTCGCCACGacctcagcagcagcacctACGGATGTCGTTCATCCGGATCCAACCTCGGCATCTTCCTCGAGGCTCCTTGTCCCTCACAGTCCGACCAACACCCACCAAAGTTCTGTCATCAATCAGCCTCAACCGGCCTTGCCCGCTCCAAAACCCAACATTACAACCATCAAGCGAGAAGCCATGATCCCGCCCCCCTCGAGACAACCAAGTGACCAAACGGTCTCCCCACCTCCCACTTCGTTGCCCGCTGTGGCTTCTCCCACTCCGAAGACCCAAACCAGGGCCGATGAGCCAAATCCACTCAACCCAGCTAATTTGCTCTGCACGCAGAAGAAGCAAGTGAAGCTCGTCGGCGTGACTGAGCAAACCGAAAGCATCTCCAGAAAGGAAGTTGTCATTATCGATATGAAGAATGAAAAGATTGAGGAACCTCTCGCCATAGAACCTGTACAAGGAAATGATGTGAGGACTTTAGATAAAAGCGCCTCTGCAGCCCTTATTGATGACAAAAGCGATAAGAACGCTGACTCGGTGGAAGTGATGGAGCCGAAAATGGTGGTCATCGACATTGACGAATCGGAGAATGAGGACTCACCCGATATGTCTTCAACGGCGCCAGGTCCTCAAGAGCTGCCTTCCAAATCCGTTAACATGGAGTGCAGCACTGCAAGCACTCAGACTATTCAGCAGACCCCGTTTAAGAT GAAAGCGGCAAGCCCTGTTGCGTCGGAAAGGGAAGACACTCCTCCACCAG AGGCTGTTGAGATGGTTGGTGAAGACTGGACGGAGTCAGCCTTGGGATCCTTTTTGAACCACACGGAGGCCGTTCACGGTCTGCAAGTCCACGAAGGCGTCTTGTACACATGCTCAGCGGACATGACAGCGCGGGCTTACAGTCTGCTG AACCTGGAATGCCTAGGAGTGTTTGAGGGCCACAAAAACAGAATCAACTGCCTGCTGGTCGCCTCTTCTCCAAACACGCCAGCCAGACTCTACACCGGCTCCAGTGACTCGACGATTCGCATCTACAGCATAAAG ACGAAGAAGTGTCTGGAGACCATCTCACTGGCTGACAGAGTGCTGTGTATGCATATGGCTTGGAACACTGTGTTTGTTGGTCTTGCCAATGGGTCAGTGGCCACCTTTGATTTAAAG ACTTCCAAACCGCTGGATGTGTTTGAATGTCACGGGCCTCGAGCGGTAAGCTGCTTGGGCACGTCGCAGGAAGGCGCCCGGCGGGTGCTGCTGGTCGGCTCCTACGACAGCACCATCAGCGTACGAGACGCCAAGAGCGGTTTGCTGCTGCGCTCGCTGGAAGGCCACACCAAGACTGTTCTCTGTATGAAG GTGGTAAATGACTTGGTGTTCAGTGGCTCCAGTGACACCTCTGTTCATGCTCACAACATCCAT ACGGGTCAGTTGATTCGGATCTACAAGGGACACGGTCACGCTGTCACGTCAATCGTCATCTTGGGGAAGGTGATGGTGACCAGCTGTCTGGACAAGCTGATCCGTGTTTACGAGCTGCAG ACCCACGACCGCTTGCAGGTGTATGGCGGCCACAGCGATATGGTGATGTGCATGGCCGTGCACAAGAGCGTG ATCTACACGGGTTGTTACGATGGAAGCGTTCAAGCTGTCAAACTCAACCTGATGAAGAATTACCGCTGCTGG TGGCAAAATTGCTGTCTGATTTTTGGCATGGCCGAGCACCTTCTCCAGCATCTCACTCGAGACCACACCAATCCCAAACTGGAGGTGGTCAATTGTCGCTGGAGAGGATGCAGCAAGTTTTTCCCCACACAGCAGGCAGTCAAGGAG GAGGTTCCTGGGCATATGCAAAATCATGTGGATGTGGACAGTAAGGTGGAGTCATGA